In Pectinophora gossypiella chromosome 17, ilPecGoss1.1, whole genome shotgun sequence, one DNA window encodes the following:
- the LOC126374644 gene encoding glucose dehydrogenase [FAD, quinone]-like gives MQIWQPLNLTEACPAHTQLTACSPFGYIFLNLVASLYGGAKDLRIQKQLESENIRYGDQRVDVQYGEKTDNNDEEFDFIVVGAGSAGCVVANRLTEVKKWKVLLLEAGPEQPDITLVPGLTETLLGSNVDWGYTTQPDPRNCLSRPNSVCPWSRGKMMGGSSSINTMVTIRGNPYDYDSWAAAGNVGWSYKEVLPFFKKSEKNGNIEGLNRRYHGVRGPQPVSRFPFIDKPSIIMTEALNELGLPIIDATGPHQVASFQSQAFTEDGVRVSSNNAYIQPIRYKRKNLTVRPYAEVTNILIDKHKRAYGVKYVSNGKVHTATARKDIILSAGTIDSAKLLLLSGIGPRKHLEDIHLPVIEDLAVGKNLQDHLTFTGLVIAFDNETSTLVDHEEIIEHVKEYKEMKLKSGPLSSTGQFNTLGFFKTDENLPAPDIEVQSLPIVLKEYLREPVVFESLKIFPTTFYDAISMRVQNMVTKSRGVLLLNATDPYGPPLIYANYLADPTDMIPVQKGVQFMKNLENTEHFVSGRARFIKYVHPACNYTKWGTNEYTECMLRHYTFSLSHLSGTCKMGPEWDDSAVVDPRLRVYGIAGLRVIDASIMPVGIRGHTNGPAVMIGEKGAAMIKEDWLHNYVQGYKHGDYRDIDN, from the exons atgcagattTGGCAACCCTTGAATTTAACAGAAGCATGTCCAGCCCACACTCAGTTGACTGCGTGCAGTCCCTTTGGCTACATCTTCCTTAACTTAGTCGCCAGTTTGTATGGTGGTGCAAAAGACTTGAGAATTCAGAAACAACTTGAGAGTGAAAACATTCGTTATGGAGATCAAAGAGTAGACGTACAATATGGAGAGAAAACTGATAATAATGATGAAGAGTTTGATTTCATCGTTGTAGGAGCAGGATCTGCTGGGTGTGTAGTGGCTAACAGGCTTACTGAAGTCAAGAAATGGAAG GTTCTTCTGTTAGAAGCTGGTCCGGAACAACCAGACATAACGTTGGTTCCAGGATTAACAGAAACACTGTTAGGTTCTAACGTCGACTGGGGGTATACTACGCAGCCGGATCCAAGAAATTGCCTCTCCAGACCAAATAGTGTATGTCCTTGGTCCAG AGGCAAGATGATGGGAGGATCAAGTTCCATTAACACCATGGTGACGATTAGAGGAAATCCTTACGATTACGACAGCTGGGCTGCTGCAGGCAATGTTGGATGGAGTTACAAGGAG GTGCTGCCTTTCTTCAAGAAATCCGAAAAAAATGGTAATATTGAAGGTCTGAACCGTAGGTACCACGGAGTGCGTGGACCGCAACCTGTATCCAGGTTTCCCTTCATTGACAAGCCTTCTATAATCATGACGGAAGCCCTAAACGAACTCGGCTTGCCTATTATAGATGCAACAGGGCCCCACCAAGTAGCCTCCTTCCAATCACAAGCGTTTACTGAAGACGGGGTAAGGGTATCATCAAATAATGCTTACATACAACCTATTAGATACAAACGAAAAAATCTAACAGTTCGACCCTATGCTGAAGttacaaatatacttattgATAAACATAAGAGAGCTTACGGTGTAAAATACGTAAGTAATGGTAAAGTACACACAGCTACAGCAAGAAAAGATATTATTCTTAGTGCGGGAACAATCGATTCTGCTAAGTTACTTCTGCTATCAGGCATAGGTCCAAGAAAACATCTGGAAGATATTCACCTTCCTGTTATTGAAGATTTGGCTGTAGGGAAAAATCTTCAAGATCATCTCACATTTACAGGATTAGTTATTGCATTTGACAATGAAACTTCCACTCTTGTCGATCACGAGGAGATAATAGAGCACGTTAAAGAATACAAGGAAATGAAACTTAAGTCCGGTCCTTTGTCATCCACTGGACAATTTAATACCTTAGGATTTTTCAAGACAGACGAAAACTTACCAGCCCCCGATATAGAAGTTCAATCTCTCCCGATAGTGCTAAAAGAGTATCTGAGAGAACCAGTAGTATTTGAAAGTTTGAAAATATTTCCTACCACTTTCTACGATGCCATATCAATGAGAGTTCAAAACATGGTGACGAAGAGTCGAGGAGTTTTGCTGCTTAACGCCACTGATCCATACGGTCCTCCTTTGATCTATGCAAATTATTTAGCCGATCCAACTGATATGATACCAGTTCAAAAAGGGGTTCAATTTATGAAAAACTTGGAAAATACAGAACATTTTGTATCAGGTCGTGCTAGATTCATTAAATACGTACATCCTGCATGTAACTATACCAAATGGGGAACAAATGAATACACGGAATGTATGCTCAGACATTACACGTTTTCACTTAGCCATCTGAGTGGAACTTGTAAAATGGGTCCTGAATGGGATGATTCTGCTGTAGTAGACCCCAGGTTGAGGGTCTATGGTATTGCTGGACTGAGAGTCATAGATGCATCGATAATGCCTGTTGGAATTCGAGGGCATACAAACGGTCCGGCAGTGATGATAGGAGAAAAAGGTGCTGCTATGATTAAAGAAGATTGGTTGCATAATTATGTTCAAGGTTACAAACATGGTGATTACCGAGACAttgataattaa